A segment of the Butyrivibrio fibrisolvens genome:
CAAGCTTGAAGCTCTTAACATATGGGATCTGACGAAGCCTTTGCTGAACTGCCTGTCTTAATATACCTGCGCCCTTACCATGCACAACTCGTACGCTTGGAAGATGGGACATATAAGCCTGGTCGAGATACTGTTCCATCTCATGGATAGCATCATCCGAGTTAAGTCCTATAAGGTTGACTTCATGACGGATATCACGGCCCTTGGACAGATCGAGCTTCTTGCCCTGAGATCTGTTATTCTCAAATGTGGACGCGTCCATCTTGAACTTCTTATTTATCTTCTTTTCTTCATCATCAGCAACAAGTACTATGTCTCTGATATTGGTCTTGGTACGGATGATACCGCACTGAACGAACATATTGCCGGACTTATCAGGCATTGAAGATACTGTTCCCTTAAGACCCATGGATACGATCTTAACTGAATCGCCAAGACGGATCTGGCTTTCTTTAAGGATCTTATGACCATTATCTTTGTCATTTGCTGCTACAGAAAGCTTCTGATTCTTGTCTGAAATATGCTTATTAAGTTTTGATCTTTCTCTGTCGAGTTCCTGGATGCCATAATCTTTACCGGCTTTTCTGAAACTCTTTATGGTTTCATCTGCAACCTTCTTGGCATCAGCAAGGATATCACGAGCTTCTTCATTAGCTCGTCTTAATATCTCATCACGTGTTGTATCGAGCTTATCAGCTTTTTTCTCATAAGACTTTTTAAGTTCAGAGAGCTCTAGTCTGTATCTTTCTGCAAGTGTACGTTCCTTCTCAGCAAGTACACGGTTCTTCTCAAGGTCAGACAGAAGGTCTTCGAATCTCTTGTCATCACTGCCGATCTGCTCCTTGGCAGCTTCGATGATCCTGTCAGGAAGACCAAGCTTGGAAGAAATGGCAAAAGCATTGGACTTACCCGGAACTCCGATGAGGAGCTTATAAGTTGGTCTCAGCGTCTCAACATCGAATTCGCAACTTGCATTCTTAACGCCTTCTGTAGAAAGGGCATAGACCTTAAGCTCAGCATAGTGAGTTGTTGCCATTGTTGTAATGCCTCTTTTATGAAGGTCATTGAGTATAGATATTGCAAGAGCTGCACCTTCTGTAGGATCAGTTCCTGCACCAAGCTCATCGAAAAGACAAAGTGAGTTTTCATTAGCCTCGTTGAGGATCTTAACTTCATTGGTCATATGTGATGAAAAGGTTGAAAGAGACTGCTCGATAGACTGCTCATCACCTATATCAGCATAGACTTCATCAAATATTGAAAGCTCTGATCTGTCACCTGCAGGGATCGCAAGTCCTGATTGTCCCATAAGTGTCAGAAGGCCGACTGTCTTAAGTGTAACTGTCTTACCACCTGTGTTGGGACCTGTGATTATAAGCATGTTAAAATCACCGCCGCAGTACACGTCTATAGGAACAACCTTGTTCTTATCAATAAGAGGGTGGCGGCCCTTTCTGATATTAAAGCCGTGATTCTCTTTCATGAT
Coding sequences within it:
- a CDS encoding endonuclease MutS2; the encoded protein is MNEKVLKVLEYNKIIEMLVAQANSDPGRKVCSQLLPMTDMNDITKAQTQTADAIARIFQKGSTSFGSNTDVSGYVRALKIGASLDAAALLKIASMLENVARIKNYGRRDKEETPADSLTDMFDGLEPLTPIAREIRRCIISEEEIASDASPALAHVRRSIALTGDRIHDKLNSMVNGSMHSYLQDNVITMRDDRYCLPVRAEFKSQVSGIVHDQSSSGSTLFIEPQAIVELNNKLREFMLEEQKEIEKILAELSVQTGEYVQAISDNAKLMTELDFIFAKASLALSMNATTPIMKENHGFNIRKGRHPLIDKNKVVPIDVYCGGDFNMLIITGPNTGGKTVTLKTVGLLTLMGQSGLAIPAGDRSELSIFDEVYADIGDEQSIEQSLSTFSSHMTNEVKILNEANENSLCLFDELGAGTDPTEGAALAISILNDLHKRGITTMATTHYAELKVYALSTEGVKNASCEFDVETLRPTYKLLIGVPGKSNAFAISSKLGLPDRIIEAAKEQIGSDDKRFEDLLSDLEKNRVLAEKERTLAERYRLELSELKKSYEKKADKLDTTRDEILRRANEEARDILADAKKVADETIKSFRKAGKDYGIQELDRERSKLNKHISDKNQKLSVAANDKDNGHKILKESQIRLGDSVKIVSMGLKGTVSSMPDKSGNMFVQCGIIRTKTNIRDIVLVADDEEKKINKKFKMDASTFENNRSQGKKLDLSKGRDIRHEVNLIGLNSDDAIHEMEQYLDQAYMSHLPSVRVVHGKGAGILRQAVQQRLRQIPYVKSFKLGEYGEGDAGVTIVTFK